The Balaenoptera acutorostrata chromosome 15, mBalAcu1.1, whole genome shotgun sequence genome contains a region encoding:
- the UPK3B gene encoding uroplakin-3b — protein sequence MGLPWRQLRPWLLLLVVLVWPQPCVSLELVPYTPRITAWDLEGKVTATTFSLEQPRCVLEGHASAASTVWLVVAFSNASRDFQNPQTLAEIPAFPRLLTDGHYMTLPLTLDQLPCEDPVGGRGGTLVLRVGNDASCLADLQQPRYCNAPLPGPGPYRVKFLLMDSKGSPQAQTRWSDPITLRQGKSPGSIDTWPGRRSGDVIVITSILSSLAGLLLLAFLAASSVHFSSLWWPEEAPEQLRIGSFMGTRYMTHHIPPSEAATLPVGCEPGLEPLPSLSP from the exons ATGGGGCTCCCCTGGAGGCAGCTGCGCCCTTGGCTGCTGCTCCTCGTGGTGCTGGTGTGGCCCCAGCCCTGCGTGAGCCTGG AGCTCGTCCCCTACACGCCGCGGATAACAGCCTGGGACCTGGAAGGGAAGGTCACAGCCACCACGTTTTCCCTGGAGCAGCCGCGCTGTGTCCTGGAAGGGCATGCCAGTGCTGCCAGCACCGTCTGGCTGGTGGTGGCCTTCAGCAACG CCTCCAGGGACTTCCAGAACCCCCAGACACTGGCTGAGATCCCAGCCTTCCCGAGGCTGCTGACGGATGGCCACTACATGACGCTGCCCCTGACCCTGGACCAGCTGCCCTGTGAGGACCCAGTGGGTGGCAGGGGGGGCACCCTGGTGCTTAGGGTGGGCAATGACGCCAGCTGCCTTGCTGATCTCCAGCAGCCACGCTACTGCAACGCCCCCCTCCCTGGCCCTGGACCTTACAG gGTGAAGTTCCTCCTGATGGACTCCAAGGGCTCACCCCAGGCCCAGACAAGGTGGTCCGACCCCATCACTCTCCGCCAAG ggaagtccccaggctcCATTGACACGTGGCCAGGGCGGCGAAGTGGTGACGTGATCGTCATCACCTCCATCCTCTCCTCTCTGGCCGGCCTCCTGCTCCTGGCCTTCCTGGCAGCCTCCAGCGTGCACTT CTCCAGCCTGTGGTGGCCGGAGGAGGCCCCAGAGCAGCTGCGAATCGGCTCCTTCATGGGGACACGCTACATGACCCACCACATCCCACCCAGCGAGGCTGCCACGCTGCCTGTGGGCTGCGAGCCTGGCCTGGaacccctccccagcctcagcccctaG
- the UPK3BL2 gene encoding LOW QUALITY PROTEIN: uroplakin-3b-like protein 2 (The sequence of the model RefSeq protein was modified relative to this genomic sequence to represent the inferred CDS: deleted 2 bases in 2 codons), which yields MRLTGGQSSLLMALLLLLTCLYPGMSLERISYAPQLSSATLAGRLTQSTFTLEQPRGQFSHLNISDFDAIWLVLAHSNGGHQNFTAPQRVEDTPVPANFPQRGYYVTLRANRALYPGGQPGNQLRVLRVGNDTRCSPMTRGCNHPLLGPGPYRVKFLVVRDRGPMAETEWSSETRLQQAEALQAAPGPQSADTVVIVAIPSVLLAILLTALLTLLIYTCYDTCWSTSISGPGELVCMRRYNTHHMFSPSAERGF from the exons ATGAGGCTCACGGGGGGACAGTCTTCTCTTCTGATGGCACTGTTGCTGCTGCTGACCTGCCTCTATCCGGGGATGAGTCTGG AGCGCATCAGCTATGCACCCCAGCTCTCAAGCGCCACCCTGGCAGGGAGACTTACCCAGTCCACCTTCACACTGGAGCAGCCGCGGGGCCAGTTCAGTCACCTTAACATCTCCGACTTTGACGCCATCTGGCTGGTGTTGGCCCACAGCAATGGTGG CCACCAGAATTTCACTGCCCCACAGAGGGTGGAGGATACCCCGGTCCCTGCCAACTTCCCCCAG CGGGGCTACTACGTCACACTGAGG GCCAACCGAGCACTCTACCCGGGCGGCCAGCCCGGCAACCAGCTCCGGGTCCTCCGTGTCGGCAACGATACCCGCTGCTCCCCGATGACAAGGGGCTGCAACCACCCCCTGCTGGGCCCGGGCCCCTACCG AGTGAAGTTTCTGGTGGTGAGAGACAGGGGACCCATGGCTGAGACAGAGTGGTCCAGTGAGACCCGCCTGCAGCAAG CCGAGGCACTCCAGGCTGCCCCAGGGCCCCAGAGCGCAGACACGGTGGTCATTGTTGCCATCCCGTCGGTCCTGCTGGCCATCCTCCTCACCGCCCTCCTCACCCTGCTCATCTACACCTG ctaTGACACCTGTTGGAGCACATCCATCTCTGGCCCAGGGGAGCTGGTGTGCATGAGAAGATATAACACCCACCACATGTTCAGCCCTTCAGCCGAGCGGGGCTTCTGA